The genomic segment TCAGCCGCTGGAAACTCCGTTTCAATGCCGCCGTATCGATCACATCCTGCTCGTCGACACGGATCTCCCGGCGGATGACGTTGTCGCGGGTCTTGTCGTTGCCGACGATATTGATCTGGCGAATCCGCATCATCTCACCCTCCTTAATGCTGAGGATGATGCTCGCCGTGCGCTCGTCATTGTTCGGGTTGACGTTCGGCACGACATCGGCGAACGCATAGCCCTTGCTGCCGTATAAGTCGGTCAACCGCGTGACTTCGTCGCGGAGCTTGGCCCGCTGAAAGATCTCCCCGTCCTTGATCTTCAGTTTTTCCCGGAGCTCCGCATCCTCGAACACGGTGTAGCCGCGGAATCCCACTTCGGACACGGTGAACGGCTCTCCCTCGGCAACATTGTAAGTCACCGTAAACCACTGCTTGTCCTCGCTCAATTCCACCGTGGGCAGGCTGACTTGTGCGTTGAGATAGCCTTTGTTCAGCAGGACCTCCTTGATCCGCTCAACATCGTTGGGCAGTTCTTCCTGCTTCAAGATCCCGGCATCCGACACGAACGACGGCAACTTCAATTGCGTGATGAGCCCATACCAAGGAATCCACTCCCGCACCGCCACAAGCTTGAAAATTTCTTCCTTGGTCGCAGCCCGCATCCCATCGAACACCACCGTCTTCACCCGCGCCTTCTCACCTTCCTTGACGAAGAACGTGAGCCGCTTCTGCTCCTCGTCCAGCGTTTGCACAACCGGGGTGACTTGGGCGTTGTAATAGCCCTCTTCCTGGTAGGCCACGCGAATTTTCTCCGCGCTTTCCTTGGCCTGCTGCTGGTCCAAGAACGACTGGCCCTTGATCGTGGTTTTTTCCTTGAGCTTATCGTCGCTCAAATTCACATTGCCGTCATACACGATCTCGGTAATGAACGGCTTTTCCCGCACGACGAATACCACCGCCATCCCGCCCGCGACCGATTCCGTTTCGACCTGCACATCCTCAAAATATCCCGTGTCATACAGAATCTTGACCTGGCCGCGCACCGTTTCGGGCGTGTAGGGATCATCCACTTTGAGCGTCAGCCGCCCGGTAATCGCGGGCACCTCGATCCGTTTATTGCCGCGGATATCGACCGCTTTGACCTTGGGAGTGACCGCCTGCGCCCAGACGTCCCCGAGGGTCATCAGAACGGAGAACAGCGCCAAGGCCAACACCACCCATTGGGATTTTCGACACCACATTACAGCCACAAACGAAGATGCCCCCACCCCAATCGGGATAATCGTGATACCGGGAAGTGATCGCCCGTAGCACCTGTATAGACACAGCCGAAGGCTTAATCCCTCAGCCCCCAAACCGCTCTCTGAGACAGCTCATAGGTGTGCCTCCCCGGGCTGTGTGGACATCGCCAGACACCGCCCCACGGCAGACAACGCGAGCGCGAAACTTCCGGATTATATTGATGCCTTGAGTTGATGTAAAGGATTATGGGGCCGAGGAAATTTGCCCGCGCGCCACGACGTTTCAACTGCGCCCATTTCTTGACTTCACTTGACCCATCACATACTATCGCACAGATGCCATCCTATACTGTTCGAAAAGCTGTCATCCCCGCGGCAGGCCTCGGGACGCGCTTCCTTCCCGCCACCAAAGCATCGCCTAAAGAGA from the Nitrospira sp. genome contains:
- the bamA gene encoding outer membrane protein assembly factor BamA, with protein sequence MWCRKSQWVVLALALFSVLMTLGDVWAQAVTPKVKAVDIRGNKRIEVPAITGRLTLKVDDPYTPETVRGQVKILYDTGYFEDVQVETESVAGGMAVVFVVREKPFITEIVYDGNVNLSDDKLKEKTTIKGQSFLDQQQAKESAEKIRVAYQEEGYYNAQVTPVVQTLDEEQKRLTFFVKEGEKARVKTVVFDGMRAATKEEIFKLVAVREWIPWYGLITQLKLPSFVSDAGILKQEELPNDVERIKEVLLNKGYLNAQVSLPTVELSEDKQWFTVTYNVAEGEPFTVSEVGFRGYTVFEDAELREKLKIKDGEIFQRAKLRDEVTRLTDLYGSKGYAFADVVPNVNPNNDERTASIILSIKEGEMMRIRQINIVGNDKTRDNVIRREIRVDEQDVIDTAALKRSFQRLNNLNFFETVEILPGQVAPDKVDLNVRVKEKPTGQFSIGGGFSTLDQLVAMADITEGNLFGEGYMGRIRGQLGQRRSLGLITFRNPYLNDSLTSLQLDIYRSMTNYLSYFEEKTGASVMFGRWLSEYVSGSVSLFAEQLRFKDPQAGLCPDLLPLICRQLGSQTTTGFRTALFRDTRDYYLDPRTGWRIGGGFDLGTPMLGGSNNFYKYNLDIMKYTPLPFDTRFAVRARYAAVEALGERQVPLTERFFVGGINTMRGFAFGKAGPVVPNFYTIVGASKQLIFNFDYVFTISSEAKLNGVIFFDYGKGFDDNEKLSLNLRKAAGIEGRWISPFGPLRVAYGLNLDPKVGERTGVFEFTIGSIF